In one Patescibacteria group bacterium genomic region, the following are encoded:
- the dnaN gene encoding DNA polymerase III subunit beta produces MKFSLIQKNIINALNHCSKIAGTSKSALPILNNILIIAEKGTLRISATNLEIAIEIKIRAKIEEKGRITIPAQLFTNYINLIPSNAVINFKTIKQDLIITTTNEKSAIKGIDPDEFPIIPKIEQKEKYIIDAKIFKNALEETIFSISITESRIELSGALFSFNKNSDKEQKLVIVGTDSYRLAEKKILFKQGDSQESKDIIIPVKTLQEVLRVIDDNDKVEIYLSKNQILFTYKDIEIISRIISGEFPDYKTIIPDKFNTKAIISKAPFLRAIKRSSFFVKFGINDISLKFLSKKNEIVISSLNNQVGENQISIPVEIIGKTNEIVFNYRYLIDGLTNIKGDKISIEMVDDSSPGLIKSIDDESYLYLIMPIKNN; encoded by the coding sequence ATGAAATTTTCATTAATACAAAAAAATATAATTAATGCACTTAATCATTGTTCTAAAATAGCAGGTACTAGTAAAAGTGCATTGCCTATTTTAAATAACATTTTAATAATAGCTGAAAAAGGTACATTAAGAATAAGTGCTACAAATTTAGAAATAGCTATAGAAATTAAAATTAGAGCAAAAATAGAAGAAAAAGGTAGAATCACTATCCCTGCTCAATTATTTACTAATTATATAAATTTAATTCCATCTAATGCAGTTATTAATTTTAAAACAATTAAACAAGATTTAATTATTACAACAACCAATGAAAAATCAGCCATAAAAGGAATTGACCCAGATGAATTTCCTATAATTCCTAAGATAGAACAAAAAGAAAAATACATTATTGATGCAAAAATTTTTAAAAATGCATTAGAAGAAACAATTTTTTCAATTTCTATTACAGAGTCCAGGATTGAATTAAGTGGAGCTCTTTTTTCTTTTAATAAAAATTCAGACAAAGAACAAAAACTTGTAATAGTTGGAACAGATAGTTATCGATTAGCAGAAAAAAAGATATTATTTAAACAAGGTGATAGTCAGGAATCAAAAGATATAATTATCCCAGTAAAAACACTTCAAGAAGTATTGAGAGTAATTGATGACAATGATAAGGTTGAAATATATTTATCAAAAAATCAGATTTTATTTACATATAAAGATATCGAAATTATTTCGAGAATTATAAGTGGCGAATTTCCAGATTATAAAACCATTATTCCTGATAAATTTAACACAAAAGCAATTATATCTAAAGCTCCATTTTTAAGAGCAATTAAGAGGTCAAGTTTTTTTGTTAAATTTGGAATAAACGATATAAGTTTAAAATTTTTATCTAAAAAAAATGAAATAGTAATATCTTCATTGAATAACCAGGTAGGAGAAAATCAAATATCTATTCCAGTAGAGATAATAGGAAAAACCAATGAAATAGTCTTTAATTATAGATATTTGATTGATGGACTTACAAACATAAAAGGAGATAAAATTAGTATTGAAATGGTCGATGATTCGTCTCCTGGATTAATTAAATCAATAGATGATGAATCTTATTTGTATTTAATAATGCCAATAAAAAATAATTAA
- a CDS encoding single-stranded DNA-binding protein: protein MNVNKAIILGNVTRDPEVKTIPSGQTVSSFGIATNRFWKNKETGNKEQQTEFHNVVAWGRLAEIAEQFLKKGSLIYVEGRLQTRTWDDKDSNKKMYKTEIVAEKIQLGPRNNAESPQKTKKTQTNAPEEEINVEEIPF, encoded by the coding sequence ATGAATGTAAACAAAGCAATTATTTTGGGAAATGTAACCAGGGACCCAGAAGTAAAAACAATTCCATCGGGGCAAACAGTAAGTTCTTTTGGAATAGCAACCAATAGGTTTTGGAAAAACAAAGAAACTGGCAACAAAGAACAACAAACAGAATTTCATAATGTTGTTGCATGGGGAAGATTAGCTGAAATAGCAGAACAATTTTTGAAAAAAGGAAGCTTAATTTATGTAGAAGGACGATTGCAAACAAGGACATGGGATGACAAAGATAGTAACAAAAAAATGTATAAAACAGAAATTGTTGCTGAAAAAATTCAATTGGGGCCAAGAAACAACGCCGAATCTCCTCAAAAAACAAAAAAAACACAAACAAATGCACCAGAAGAAGAAATCAATGTAGAAGAAATTCCATTTTAA
- a CDS encoding 30S ribosomal protein S18 has protein sequence MKQNKKHCHFCVNSINQIDYKETELLRKFLSPYERILPKRTKNTCSKHQRKLNKAIKLARIMALLPFVRK, from the coding sequence ATGAAACAAAATAAAAAACACTGTCACTTTTGTGTTAATAGTATTAACCAAATAGACTATAAAGAAACTGAACTTTTGCGTAAATTTTTATCTCCTTACGAAAGAATTCTTCCAAAAAGAACAAAAAATACTTGCTCAAAACATCAAAGAAAGTTAAACAAAGCAATTAAGTTAGCAAGAATAATGGCTCTTTTGCCTTTTGTAAGAAAATAA
- a CDS encoding HU family DNA-binding protein: protein MNKKELVEQLAKKAKTCSKIEAERVLNAFIDTVRVTLKKGKKVSIAGFGTFSRVKRKARNGINPQTGKKIKIPATKVAKFKVGSKLKQAVKK from the coding sequence ATGAATAAAAAAGAATTAGTAGAACAATTAGCAAAAAAAGCTAAAACTTGTTCAAAAATAGAAGCTGAAAGAGTTTTAAATGCTTTTATTGACACAGTTAGAGTTACTCTTAAAAAAGGAAAGAAAGTATCTATTGCTGGATTTGGAACTTTTTCAAGAGTAAAAAGAAAAGCAAGAAATGGAATTAATCCTCAAACAGGAAAAAAGATAAAAATTCCTGCTACAAAAGTAGCTAAGTTTAAAGTTGGAAGCAAACTGAAACAAGCAGTCAAAAAGTAA
- a CDS encoding type IV pilus twitching motility protein PilT yields the protein MTIKEIFNHAIKINASDIHMANNLPIFYRVDGKLIPSDKYPKIADKTILSLIKPIINKEQEKVLFEKKHLEFSFETENEIRFRTSIFWEKNKLALVSRIILPKIPTMDEINMPDKVKELINLKNGLILVTGPTGSGKSTTLASIIDTINENKPYHIITLEDPIEFIFKPKKSIVSQRELRKDMLSFNSALKHIVRQDPDVILLSEMRDLETISLAITLAETGHLVLSTLHTSNAPQTIDRIIDIFPSNQQKQIRLQIALSLKAIISQHLLPRINKGRVAAREILINTPGVANLIRENKINQARSLMETGSKDGMSTLEQDLKTLYRNKLIDLKTAMSFANYPDEIIKE from the coding sequence ATGACAATTAAAGAAATCTTTAATCACGCAATTAAAATTAATGCGTCTGATATACATATGGCGAACAATTTGCCTATTTTTTATAGGGTTGATGGAAAACTAATCCCTTCTGATAAATATCCAAAAATTGCTGACAAAACAATATTATCTTTAATAAAACCAATTATAAACAAAGAACAAGAAAAAGTTCTTTTTGAAAAAAAACATTTAGAATTTTCTTTTGAAACAGAGAATGAAATAAGATTCCGAACAAGTATTTTTTGGGAAAAAAACAAACTAGCTTTAGTATCTAGAATTATTCTCCCCAAAATACCAACAATGGATGAAATTAATATGCCTGACAAGGTAAAGGAGTTAATAAACCTTAAAAATGGATTAATACTCGTAACCGGACCTACTGGATCTGGTAAATCAACGACACTTGCTTCAATCATAGATACTATAAACGAAAACAAACCATATCACATAATTACATTAGAAGACCCAATAGAATTTATATTTAAACCAAAAAAAAGCATTGTATCTCAAAGAGAATTAAGGAAAGACATGCTTTCTTTTAATTCAGCTCTAAAGCATATTGTCAGACAAGACCCTGACGTAATTCTTTTAAGTGAAATGAGAGACCTGGAAACAATTAGTTTAGCCATAACATTAGCTGAAACAGGACATTTAGTTTTATCTACTTTGCATACATCAAATGCTCCTCAAACAATAGATAGAATAATAGACATTTTTCCATCTAATCAACAAAAACAAATAAGATTACAAATAGCTTTATCATTAAAAGCGATCATATCTCAACACTTGCTTCCAAGAATTAATAAAGGACGAGTAGCTGCTAGAGAAATTTTGATAAACACACCTGGTGTTGCGAACTTAATAAGAGAAAATAAAATAAACCAAGCAAGATCTTTAATGGAAACAGGTAGTAAGGACGGCATGAGCACACTAGAACAAGACCTTAAAACACTTTATAGAAATAAATTGATTGACTTAAAAACAGCAATGTCCTTTGCTAATTATCCAGACGAAATTATTAAAGAATAA
- the rpsF gene encoding 30S ribosomal protein S6, whose protein sequence is MYELLYIIPTPFTEKDIEGISKKVNNLIKELKGEINEEKNLGNKKFAYSIKQIYKGFYILVFFNIPKEKLEELNKKLKLITEILRHVIVKKVSKKITTKRRTKEKLGLEKLDKKINNL, encoded by the coding sequence ATGTACGAATTATTATACATTATCCCTACTCCTTTTACTGAAAAAGACATAGAAGGAATATCAAAAAAAGTGAACAACCTTATAAAAGAATTAAAGGGGGAAATAAATGAAGAAAAAAATCTTGGTAATAAAAAATTTGCATATTCAATTAAACAAATTTATAAAGGTTTTTATATTTTGGTATTTTTTAATATTCCAAAGGAAAAGTTAGAAGAATTAAATAAAAAATTAAAACTAATAACAGAAATATTAAGACATGTTATTGTGAAAAAAGTTTCTAAAAAAATAACAACCAAAAGAAGAACAAAAGAAAAACTAGGCTTGGAAAAACTAGACAAAAAAATAAATAATTTATAA